The Gloeobacter morelensis MG652769 genome contains the following window.
CGCGGGCGGCTTCGCCGCAGGTGCGCGGAGTCGGAAAGAGCTTGGTGGGGTTGGCCAGGCCCTTCGGATCGAAAACGGCGCGCACCCACTGCATGGTCTCCAGATCCGCAGGCGTGAACATGTCGCTCATGTAGCAGCGCTTCTCAGCACCGATGCCGTGCTCCCCTGAGATGCTGCCGCCCACCGCGACGCAGAGCTTGAGGATCTCGCCTCCGAGGATCTCGACTTTTTCGAGTTCCCCGGCGATCCGCCCGTCGTAGAGAATCAGCGGGTGCAGGTTGCCGTCGCCCGCGTGAAAGACGTTCGCCACCGGGTAGCCGTGCTTTGCGCTCAGCAATTCAATCTGCTGAAGAACAAACTGCAGTTTCGTGCGCGGGATCACCCCGTCCTGGACGTAATAGTTGGGGGCACGCTGGCCCATGGCGGCAAAGGCGGCCTTGCGGCCCTTCCAGAGCTTGAGCCGCTCGGCGGGGTCGGTGGCGGTGCGCACCGCGCGTGCCCCGGCCTCTAGGCAGAGGGCTTCCACCCGGGCGCTCGCCGCCTCGACTTCGACAGCAAGCCCGTCCACTTCGACCAGCAAAATCGCCCCGGCGTCGCGCGGGTAGCAGTCGGTAGCCACCACGTCTTCGACGGCGTTGATGCTCAGGTTGTCCATGATCTCCATGCCCCCCGGCACGATCCCGGCCCCGATGATCGCCGTGACCGCCGCACCCGCCTCCTCGATCGTGGCAAAATCGGCGAGCAACACCCGGATCGATTCAGCGCTCTTCAGCAGGCGCAGGGTGATCTCCGTTGCGATCCCCAGGGTGCCTTCGGAGCCCACGAACACCCCCGCCAGGTCGTACCCGGGCATCTCGGGCACCCGGCCGCCCACATCGACTACGGCCCCGTCCGGCAGGACCAGTTTGAGGCTGAGCACGTGGTTGGTGGTGACGCCGTACTTGAGGCAATGCACTCCGCCGGAATTTTCAGCGACGTTGCCGCCGATCGAGCAGATGCTCTGGCTGGAGGGATCCGGGGCGTAATAAAAGCCGGCGCCGCTCACCGCCTGGGTGACCCAGTTGTTGATCACCCCCGGCTGCACGACCACCTGGCGGTTATCCAGGTCGACGGCCAAAATCCGGTTCATGCGCGCGGTGACCACCAGCACGCACCCTTCGACCGGCAGCGCTCCCCCCGAGAGGCCCGTACCGGAGCCCCTCGCCACGAAGGGCAATCCTTCCCGGTAGCACAGAGCGAGCACCCGGGAGACTTCTTCGGTGGTGCGCGGCAGGACGGCGAGGGCGGGGCGCTGTTTGTAGCTGGTCAGCCCGTCGCACTCGAAGACCAGCAATTCCTCCGGCGTCCAGACGACGCCGGTTTTGCCGACAATCCGTTCCATTTGCTGGGCTATCGCCCGCCAGTTGGGCTTGCTGAGGGTGAGCATTTTGGCCTGGATTGCGAGGCTTCCGGCTTCAGTGTAGACCCGGCTTCAGGGGATGAAGCGGTCGACGCGTGCGGCACCGAAGGCCCGGCCCGCCGTCCAGGAGACCAGATAGCCGATGACCATCAAGATTCCAACTCCCAGAGGCCAGCCGAGAAACTCCACACCCCAGCTACGGGCAAAGGCGACCGCGTGGCGAAACCCTTCGCCGGTGGGTTCGGCAAAATCGCGGGCGATGCAACTGCACCACACGTAGGCAACCGCCAGATTGAGGTAGACGGCCCGGCGTCCGAGCACGACGTTGGCCGTCAGCCAACCCGAAAGCAAGCCCGCAGCGTGCCAGAACGCCGCTCCGCGCTCGCCGCTCCCGATGAGCAGCACCGCACAAAACAGCGCCAGGGCGGCGGCGGCGAGGCGCTGGCGATCGGTGTAGCGCGCAGCGGCCGCAAGCCAGGCCGCCACCGCCGCCACCGCCACCGAGGCCGCCAGTTGCACTAGATGGGCACCCCCGGCGCCCGGCGTGCCGCTCAGGGCCACCAGCAGGTAATAGAAAAAGCCCTCCAGCCGGTCGACCATCTGGCGTACCAGGCGCAAAACAGGACTGTCCCAGTAGAAAAATGTCCCCAGAGCGGCAGCAAAAATGATCAGCGTCCCCACCTGGGGCGAAGGGCCAGGACGGGCGAGCGGCACATTCACCTTCCACCGGGGCCAAACCAATCCGGGCGGCATGGACAACTCCTGCGACAGAATCATCTTACCGCCCCCCTGCCCGCAGGCACGGGTGGGAACTGGCCGTGTTTTTTGTGAAGTTCCTCTCTATAATGCCAGTGGAACTTCGTTGAAGTTCTTGATGGATTGTTACACTTACCCCGGCTTCATTTCGGGACGACGCAGTAAACAAAGAGGGACATTTGTATGAGCGACAGTCTGGTGGAAGCACCGAGCAGCGAGAATCTCCCGAACGGGAAGGCCGAGAGCGGTGGCCACCCGACGGGAGGCGAGCTCGTCCACGGCAGCGGTGAGCCGCACCTGGAGCCGGTCCAGTACCATACAGCCCCGGCGCTGCGCGTCGAATCGTCCAAGGCGACCCAGCCGTCGGGCGAATTGACGGTCTACCGCACCACCAGCGAGCTTGGCCTGCGGCCGATCTTTCCTTCGGAAATCGAGATTTTGCCGGAGACCCCACTTCCCGAAGGGCGTCCCATCGAAAGAAGCAAGCTCAACATTGTGCATGTGCTGGGCGAGAACCGCCCGGTCACCAAAGACGATGTCGAGATGATGGCCGAGAGCAACCTGCCCGGCGGCCGTCCGATCGCCAAGAGCAAACTGAAAGTGTTGCCCCAGACCTTTTTGCCCAACGGCCGTCCCATCGAGGTGAGCAAGTTCAAAGCCCCCGAGAAGCTGCGCGACTCTTTCCCGCGGCCGGTGTTTGCGGATCCGGCCCAGGTGGCCACCAACTTGCCGCCGGTCTTCAGCCGCCCGGTATTTAAAAGCGGTCTAAAGATCCTCGATACGACGCCGCTGCCCGGCGGGCGCCCCGTCGAAGCGACCGGCCGCTTCCACCCCGAAGGCGATCTGCCCTACGGCTACCGCCCGGTCTTCCCGAGTACTGTCGAGGTAGCCGAGAACCTGCCCACGATCAACAATCGCCCGGTTTTCAAAGGCGGCCTGGCTATACCCGAGCACAGCCCGCTGCCCAACAACCGGCCCATCGCTTCGAACGCGATCGAAGGCGACGAACTCATCTCGTTCGATTAGAGGGACTTTCCGGCGTCAACTGCCGAGCGGAGCCTGACACAGCCGCCGGAATTTCTCGGGGATGTCCGCCTCGGATGTGGGTATGATGCCTACAAAATCTGATACAAATCTGTACCACTACTGCCATCCTCTTCGGCGCAGTGACTCACCCAAAACTTTGCCGCAGTCGACACGCGTCGTGCACGCACTGAAAGAGTGAACCGAGCCCATCCACCGACTCTCCCGCCCACCATGCCAATAAGTCCGGGGGGTCGGGGCTGGCAGCCCCTCGACGCGGGGAGGGGGAGAGCGCGAGAGGGGAACCCGAAGGGGGTTCCGCCTCTCGCCCCACAGACTCGCGTGCAAAACCAACCGCCAGATGCCAAGTGCCAGGGTGAAAACAGGCTTCCAGGAGGAGCAGCTGGACCCTCCAGAATTAATCGAGCCGGCCGCAGGCCGCTTCGACCGCTTCAAGCAAGTGACCGCTGGCCATCAGTTCAACCATCTTTTCGATATCGCGGCTGACGATGCGGTCGGACTCCAGATGGGGAATCGCCGAACGAATCATCGCGAGGGCGGCGCGGCTGCCGCGGCCGGGGGTGAGCTTGCCGCGCAAATCGAGCGCCTGGGCGGCGCACAACAGTTCGATAGCGATTACCCGTTCGCAGTTGTCGCAGACGGTGACCGCTTTGCGGGCGGCGGTGAGGCCCATGCTGACGTGATCTTCCTGTCCGGCGGAAGTCGGGATCGAATCGACGCAGGCTGGGTGGGCAAGCACTTTATTTTCGGAGACCAGCGAGGCCGCAGTGTACTGGGCGACCATATAGCCCGAGTGCAAACCGCCCGCCTCGGTGAGAAACATCGGCAGACCGTTGGAGTAATCGGCGTTGACCAGCCGCTCGGTGCGCCGCTCAGAGATATCGGCCAGTTCCGCGAGGGCAATGGCGAGCACATCGGAGGCCATGGCGACGGGCTGGCCGTGGAAGTGGCCGCCGGTCACCACCTCGCCGGTGTCCGCAAAGATAAGCGGATTGTCGGTGACCGAGTTGATTTCGATCGCGATCACCCCGCCGGCGTAGGCGATGGCGTCCTGGCTCGCCCCGTGCACCTGGGGTGCGCAGCGCAGCGAATAGGCGTCCTGCACCCGGTCGCAGCCCGCGTGCGAAGCGATCAGAGCACTATCTTCTGTAAGCGCGAGCAAATTGCGCGCACTCGACTGCTGGCCCGGGTGGGGCCTCAGGCGGTGGAAATGGGGCAAAAAGGCCGAGCGCGAACCGAGGGTTGCCTCCAGGGTCATCGCACAGGCCAGATCCGCGAGTTTGGCGAGCCGCTTGGCGCGGTGGACGGTAAGCGCTCCCAAGGCACTCATCGCCTGGGTGCCGTTGATGAGGGCCAGTCCTTCTTTGGCCCCCAACCGAATCGGTTCGAGACCGACGCGGGCCAGGGCCGCCGCACCGGGGAGCACCCCACCCCCCACCTCTGCCTCCCCTTCGCCGGTGAGCACCAACGCCAGGTGGGCCAAAGGAGCCAGATCGCCGCTCGCCCCCACCGATCCCCGGCAGGGCACCACCGGGTGTACCCCCCGGTTGAGCATCGCGATGAGCAGCTGTAAAGTCTCGGGGCGCACCCCCGAGTACCCCAGTGCCAGGGTGTTGGCCCTCAGCAGCAGCATGGCCCGCACCACTTCGCGGCCGAAGGGTTCCCCCACCCCGGCGGCACTGCTCACCAGCAGATTTTGCTGCAACTGCTCGACCGCCGAGCGGGGGATGCGCCGGTTCTTAAAGTAGCCGAAGCCGGTGGTGATCCCGTAGACAATCTCATCGCCTTCGAGCAGCGCTTCGACAAAGGCGCGCGAGCGGCGGACCGCCTCCAGGCTGGCAGGCGCGAGCCTCACCGGTACACCGCCACGGGCAACGGCGACGACATCATCGACAGCAAGAGAACAACCGTCGAGCACCAACCAATTGGTCAATAGTTTCATCGTCCGCCTTTGTGGCTCTAACCGTTCGCCATGCTAATCAACTGCCCCCCGCCGCTGACGGTCGGCGCAACGATCGTTCGCAAACCCGCCGATACTGTGCGCTTTACCGGTTCGCGCAAGGCTGGAGCACCGCTGGGTACAATGGGGCACACCGCCGCCGCAGGAATGCCCATGGTTTTAGCCGCCCCGCTCACCCGCAAAGAACTTGCAGCCCTTGCGATTGACTGTCTGCGCCGCTCGGGTTGCGAGTACGGCGAGGTGCGCTTTGCCAGTTATCAGACCCAGCGCCTCACCGCCCGGGATCGATCGCTGGACGAATTGAGCGAGCGGCGCAGCAGCGGGTTTGGGGTGCGGGTGCTCCTGGAGGGTGCCTGGGGCTTTGCCGCAAGCCACCGGCTCGGTGCCGGGCAGGTGCAGCGCATCGTGGCGCTCGCGGTGGAGACGGCGAAGGCAAGTCGGCTGGCCCAAAATGCGCGCGTCTGCTTGGTTCCGGTTGCCCCCGAGCGGGGCAGTTACGTCACTCCTATCCAGATCGATCCCTTTGCGGTTCCGGTCGAGGATAAGGCGCAATTGCTGCTGGAGATCAACGAGCGGCTGTTGCACTTTGGCGATCAGGGCGTCCGCAAGGTGCGCTCGTTCTTGCGCTTCGGGCGCGAAGAGAAACTTTTTGCCTCCACCGAAGGGGCGCTCATCGAGCAGACCATTTACCGGAGCTATCCGGGCTTCAGCTGCACAGCGGTGGCCGACGGCGACGCCCAGGAGCGCTCCTACGAGCGACCACCCCTCAACATCGGCTACGAGCACATCGACGCAGCGGACCTGCTAGCACAGGTCGAGCGGGTGGCCACCGAAGCGATCCAAAAAGTGCGCGCTCCTAAAGGGCCGCAGGGTGTGCGCTCCACCCTCGTCCTCAAGCCCAGCCATTTATTTTTGACGATCCACGAATCGGTCGGCCATCCTACCGAACTGGATCGGGTCTACGGCTACGAGGCCAACTTTGCGGGCACCAGCTTTGCCACCACCGACAAATTGGGTACCCTGCGCTACGCCGCCCCCGGGCTCAACTTCCGCGCCGATCGCACCCAAGCGGGGGGACGGGCCACCTGCGGCTGGGACGATGAAGGGGTGCCTGCCCAGAGCTGGCGCGTGGTTGAAGACGGAATCTTAGTCGATTACCTCACCGACCGCGAGACGGCCCACCGCCTGGGACGCGCAGGAAGCAACGGCTGCGCCTTCGCTGACAGCTGGGCGAGTGTGCCGATGGTGCGCATTCCGAATCTGGGTTTGGAGGCCGGCCCGGCCGGGGGAGCACGCACCGCGGCACTCGCAGAAATGATCGCCGATACCGAAGAGGGCATTCTCATCGACGGCATCGGCAGCTACTCAATTGACCAGCAGCGGCGCAATTTCCAGTTCGGCGGCGATGCGTTCTGGAAAATTGAGAAGGGCAAAATCGTCCACATGCTCAAAGATGTCACCTACTGTGCGATGACCACCGAATTTTGGAACCGCGTCGACGCGCTGGGGCCAGCAAGTGAGCTTGAGCAGTGGGGCACCGACATCTGCGGCAAGGGCGAGCCGATGCAAATCGCCCAGATGAGCCACGCCTGCGTGCCGGTGCGCGTGCGCGACATCGCCTTGGGCAGCCCCGGTTAAGGACAGGATCGAAATCGCAGCCCTGAACTAGCCTGGAGGGACCAACTGTTGTCCTGGAGCGCCCCTATGTCTCTACCTGCCGGTCCCGCTTCGCCGCCGCCGCTTCAATTGCTGCAGTGGATCGGCCGCCCGACCGATTATCTGGAGCGAACGGCTCAGCGCTACGGCGATCCGTTCACGATGCGGCTGGGGCTCCACTCGCCGGTGACGGGCGTTTTTTTCAGCAGCCCGGAGGCTTTTCAGCAGTTGTTCAATACTGAGCCGGGGTTGTTCGACTCCGGCGGGGCCAACGCTTCGTCCACCTTCAACTTGCTGTTCGGGACCAACTCACTGATCTTGCTCGACGGCGAGCGTCATCAACAGCAGCGCCGCCTGCTCACTCCGCCTTTTCATGGTGAGCGGATGCGCTCCTACGGCGAACTGATTCGCACCCTTACCGAACAGGTTATAGCCCGCTGGCAATCGGGCACGCCCTTTCAAGCCCGCCGCTCGATGCAGCGCATCTCGCTCGGGGTGATTCTCAAGGCGGTCTTTGGTCTACA
Protein-coding sequences here:
- a CDS encoding FAD-linked oxidase C-terminal domain-containing protein, which produces MLTLSKPNWRAIAQQMERIVGKTGVVWTPEELLVFECDGLTSYKQRPALAVLPRTTEEVSRVLALCYREGLPFVARGSGTGLSGGALPVEGCVLVVTARMNRILAVDLDNRQVVVQPGVINNWVTQAVSGAGFYYAPDPSSQSICSIGGNVAENSGGVHCLKYGVTTNHVLSLKLVLPDGAVVDVGGRVPEMPGYDLAGVFVGSEGTLGIATEITLRLLKSAESIRVLLADFATIEEAGAAVTAIIGAGIVPGGMEIMDNLSINAVEDVVATDCYPRDAGAILLVEVDGLAVEVEAASARVEALCLEAGARAVRTATDPAERLKLWKGRKAAFAAMGQRAPNYYVQDGVIPRTKLQFVLQQIELLSAKHGYPVANVFHAGDGNLHPLILYDGRIAGELEKVEILGGEILKLCVAVGGSISGEHGIGAEKRCYMSDMFTPADLETMQWVRAVFDPKGLANPTKLFPTPRTCGEAARAESTARFPTVERF
- the hutH gene encoding histidine ammonia-lyase, which encodes MKLLTNWLVLDGCSLAVDDVVAVARGGVPVRLAPASLEAVRRSRAFVEALLEGDEIVYGITTGFGYFKNRRIPRSAVEQLQQNLLVSSAAGVGEPFGREVVRAMLLLRANTLALGYSGVRPETLQLLIAMLNRGVHPVVPCRGSVGASGDLAPLAHLALVLTGEGEAEVGGGVLPGAAALARVGLEPIRLGAKEGLALINGTQAMSALGALTVHRAKRLAKLADLACAMTLEATLGSRSAFLPHFHRLRPHPGQQSSARNLLALTEDSALIASHAGCDRVQDAYSLRCAPQVHGASQDAIAYAGGVIAIEINSVTDNPLIFADTGEVVTGGHFHGQPVAMASDVLAIALAELADISERRTERLVNADYSNGLPMFLTEAGGLHSGYMVAQYTAASLVSENKVLAHPACVDSIPTSAGQEDHVSMGLTAARKAVTVCDNCERVIAIELLCAAQALDLRGKLTPGRGSRAALAMIRSAIPHLESDRIVSRDIEKMVELMASGHLLEAVEAACGRLD
- a CDS encoding TldD/PmbA family protein, giving the protein MVLAAPLTRKELAALAIDCLRRSGCEYGEVRFASYQTQRLTARDRSLDELSERRSSGFGVRVLLEGAWGFAASHRLGAGQVQRIVALAVETAKASRLAQNARVCLVPVAPERGSYVTPIQIDPFAVPVEDKAQLLLEINERLLHFGDQGVRKVRSFLRFGREEKLFASTEGALIEQTIYRSYPGFSCTAVADGDAQERSYERPPLNIGYEHIDAADLLAQVERVATEAIQKVRAPKGPQGVRSTLVLKPSHLFLTIHESVGHPTELDRVYGYEANFAGTSFATTDKLGTLRYAAPGLNFRADRTQAGGRATCGWDDEGVPAQSWRVVEDGILVDYLTDRETAHRLGRAGSNGCAFADSWASVPMVRIPNLGLEAGPAGGARTAALAEMIADTEEGILIDGIGSYSIDQQRRNFQFGGDAFWKIEKGKIVHMLKDVTYCAMTTEFWNRVDALGPASELEQWGTDICGKGEPMQIAQMSHACVPVRVRDIALGSPG